CTATTAATAATAGTTTTTGCCAAGGAAATGTTATACATCGTGAGGAATATCGTTATTGAATACTCACAACAACAGTATCACAAGCTTAAAACTTTTTGTTTAGCCTCAGACATGGCGTTAGGTGATTCAgttcaaacattatttacagaCATTACTCTGCTGCTGTGCTTGAGGCCAGTCTTGACCAGCTGGATGAAGTTGCCGCTCTGTTAGCTGCGACGGTCATGCCGTGGATCATCCGGGCCGCACAAACTCGTTCCTGTGCAACGGCGCGGTCAGTGAATTGGCCATTCTGTACAACGATACGGCCGTCCTGGAGAGTCACCATGCTGCTCTCGCCTTCCAGCTCACCGTACGGGACAGCAAGTTCAACATCTTCAAGAACATGGAAAGGTACCAGAGCCTGCTTAAAATCTCACTGTTGTGATCAAAAAGGCTCATTGTGTTGATTTTGAGTCCTCCTACATTAGATCCACATCGACATTTGATTTATACAAGGTTAAAAAATGTCAAGGTTAACATTTTCTTATAATATACAGTGCTGCATATagcaagccattttaacatttagcCTATAAACTGTTTGGttttttatagtgtgtgtgtgtgtgtgtgtgtgtgtgtgtgtgtgtgtttaggtacTAGTACACTTTAAAAAGAAACTAGTATTATTTACTAGATACTGTCTAATTACTCAACTAATTATTAGACTAATTATTATCTAATTACTTTATCTAATTACTTCTTTACTAGATAATATCTACTACTTAATTATAGGAACTAGTTCCTATTTAGTAGATACTAATACTTATACTTATAAAGACACTAGTTGTTATTCATTATCTACTATTACTTATTTCACTAGATACCACTATTTAATTATAGGAACTGGTTCTTGTTTAATAAACACTAGTGCTTGTTACTTAAAAAaacggagcacacggaggaaacccacacaaacacaaggagaacaggcaaactccacacagaaatgccaaggactgccccagccgggactcgaaccagtgactttcttgctgtgaggtgacagtgctgccactgagccaccatgctgcgcATCGTTTTTACAgtggattaattattcattagctactacaactAGCAATAGTAGTAGTAGCTATTACTAATAACTATTGTATTGTTTCTAGTTATAAAGTTCAAATTTTTCCCTTTGACTTTTATCAGGATTTGCATTGAGAGATCAACTATTCCCGATTTGATAAGTATGTTTACAATTGTGACCTgtacataatttttatttttttacaaaatagtgGCTATTCCTTAGGTGAAAgtacttattttatatttattttaatccttACATGTACTCTTGTGCTAGTATATAATATACTAGTAAAAAGTAATATTACTAGTATAATAATGATCTGTAGTacgtttaaaaatgtatgaatagcTAAAGAAATAACAcatatttgcaaataatacttacTAGTATGTCACGACTTGAAAGTTTTAGTTCTAGGGTTAAAGAGGTAACATTTTGATGTGACTTAGTTTGTAGAGAGATGTGGCAAAAGAGCAAAACGACaaccaaatatgtaaaaataagtgaatttatttacaaaagtgaaaagaatttaaacaggaaaaaataatatgtacaagaaaaaaaaatctattaatgtaCGTTAATAAGGAAAAGAGGATTTCAGTGGTGCCAAATAAAAGAAAGCAAATAACAAAACCCCAAACTGGCTGAAAAGTATCCTCTAAACTgctaaatagaaaataaacaaaccaaaacatcttcagcgtttgcacttctaaactagtgtgtttagacagtggaGTTTTCTGCCTGTTGCGAGGTGCATGTCACATTAGAGCTGTGCGGTTTGGGGaaaatatttttgcaatttttttttttgccatattgcgatttcgatttgatttgcaatttaattttgtagtcaagcttcagctcaataatctgtatcgtagcttcttactgctaaaatgcagtgagtgttagttaaaaaaaggaactgaaagaTATTTacctaaacatttattcaaatttgtttttaaatattcagatatttttcccagagatgggttgcggctggaagggcatccgctgcgtaaaaacgtgctggataagttggtggttcattccgctgtggtgaccccggattaataaaggggactaagccgacaagaaaatgacgAATATCCTgaaattaaacactcatttttctctagagcaaacagtaagcacAAATAAGATGACCCTTACCTTTCGGTAAACAACTTGAAcacaaattagggagatagtgtagcttattatacaaacaaaaaaacaataactttaaaaatacaaaacactcaGCAAATTAATATGGCTTATAAGAGCCTTTCTGTAGCTTAAattgtctaaaacaaaataattatcacaGATGCTACACAAAATATCATGACATTAAACTACCGCTGTGGTACTCCAAAATGGATAGGTGGGAGACGAAAGTGTGTATCTCCTACTTTTTTTAAATCcctctttggtcactgcattaaaaggcacTGTGTCTTTAGCGAGGTAGTGCGTTACGGCATTAGTTATCTcctaagttctttcttaaactggaagggaaagtccacactaggggctttgtaactactagctagtttgtaactaaatttgttaacatgtttttaaggcaaaaccgtagttagtaggtcgtaagctctccgtaaagtcatgTGTATAGTCACATTGAATGAtgtaatatccaataagaagcatttaaatcgttaaactgctttaaaattctgcaactaatgcatctatatataactgtcctgtgaaaatgaaatgacaaatgatATTTTTATAGAACATTACATTAGAGTCAGTCACTACAGAAGACGCACATACCTGCTTCACGAGCCGTGAATGCACCCAAAATACACATGAAGcttcaaaacattaaactttcattttgtgTTACTTTGAAATCTAAATATTCCCATATAACCGATTATtacctgtttttctttgatattaattcatctattattGCTTCAGAAGCAGCATACGCCATCCTCCCACTCGTCCACGATTTCCTGTTTGTgtgttggtgttttgttttttgtggacgttccgcatagtttggttgcacaattctgattgggcagaacacaagagtgctcactcaattggctagtaataATGTCACACACAGACTCCATGCACAAATTTGCTTTGGgagggggaaattaaataatacatatttcataccgcagcctcttgcgattagctaatcgcaacgtttcaaatcgcgatttGATTTCtcttaatcgcacagccctatgtCATGTGACGTCTAACCTCCTTAATTCCCTGGGGAATACAGAAACCAATGATCAGAGATCGTGAAATAAGGACATACAAAATGGTAACAGCGTACCAAAACTGAAACAAGAACAAAAATCAAAtcaacttaggcccaatcccaattctatcccttagcccttcccaattctctttagcttgaagcgtagggctaaggggaaggggtaaataccccttcgaatgaagattattcaggaccacactcaaaaacAAGGGGTAAGAAAACTTCCCAGAAttcaccagccacaacggcaggatcgCTGCACCCAGatgtaaggagatccacaaattagtatttttagtcattattacacatttttacaacaaacaagcatatgttttaatataaccgtgttcgtgttttaccgtcatgttttttaaaaaaaacgctaaaatagaaaacgctaaatttcgcgatctataatccattatAACAattcctgtacagcagtcccacaacattctgacactcgaatatcctgtcagaaaagtctagtggctgggaatgagctttttacagtgtctgctataatgttaatgttgttttaggtgtgtttacatagatgaatatggccactgtgtaaatacacagtacagttatgagcttattgccacattagatcattatgataacatgatatatgccttcagtgatttcctgaagataaaaacccAAAAacagcacaactggaataactacagcagtcgccatcgtctgatctcatatgaagcaagagatcccgatgacatataatgacgtgtgcaggtgctgtagtgctgtcccaattcttaggggtaaattttaaagcccttccccctcggttttaagggccaaatGGCAGGGGAAGTGgaaagggtaggggtacaaaatagaattgggattggaccttaaTATCACATAACACAAGCCAAAAGAAAGGCAAGCAAGACAAACGCAAGAGAATAAGCTTCCCCACTCATCCCTGGGCTTCCTTCCTAATTGGCTGCAAAGGTGGTGATGTCAGAGGGAGTAATCATGATTAACATCTTCACAAGCGAATGGTGAACTGGAGTGGGCGATCCTAAGAAACTGACAGAGTGATCAAGAGAGAGGGCGCACATCAAAACAACGCAGGATCTTACATAGGGCCGTAACAATGATACTATTAGCTGAAAAATAAGTAGCAGCTGCATGAAAATACACTAGTACagtttgtatatttattgttaAAACAAATTGCCATAGTGGAATTAGGATTTCCCTCTGAGTTTCTGAAATTGACATCCAGTCTCTGTAAACCGTGccttctctgctctgattggtaagATGCCccagtctgttttgattggttgaAACCAAACACTCTTTATCAAATATGAATGTTAGTTCTTCTTCAACACTAGTAAACAGTGGTATGAGCAGTAACAGTCGTGTacgttttaatgattttttttcttttttactttcaaCCTCTCAATATTCAGGACTCAGTTTCGGACACTACGGCAGGCCATAATCGATATGGTGTTGGCAACAGAAATGACTCGACACTTCGAACACGTCAATAAGTTCGTCAACAGCATCAACAAACCCATGAGTGCCATAGAAGAGACAAGTTCCAATGTAAGACACTTTACGCATTACTGTTTTTCCATACTTTATGTACAGttagaattattcaccctcttgtgatttagttttttctttttcaaatattttccaaatgattctttacagagcaaggaatttttcacagtatttccagaATAATAGTATATTTTTCCTACTggagaatttgttttatttcggctcggataaaaacagtttttaatttatcataagccattttaaggtcaatattattagcccccttcagcaatattttttcaattgtgtaCCGtacaaaccaacattatacaatgacttgcgtaattaccctaacttgcctaattaacctagttgagcctttaaatgtcactttaagctgaatactagtatcttgaaaaatatctagtaaaattttctgtactgtcatcatggcaaagataaaataaattattaaattattatttttaaatgattaaaaattagaaatcaaaacttttatgtttataattgtgttaaataaatcttctctccgttaaacagaaattgggaaagaaATGTACCGGTGGGctcataattcaggagggctaataattctgagttcaactgtatgtataaatgagTGTCGTCTGTAAGCAACGCTGATCTCTATGTGAAACAGAGTGAAGGCAGTGATTGTGAGGGTCAGGCCAGTATTCGTAACTCTCCTGAGAATCGGCTACTGATTAAACGAATGCTGATTAAATGTGCGGATGTGGCCAATCCCTGTCGACCCCTGGAGCTCTGCATCGAATGGGCCGGTCGCATTTCAGAGGAGTATTTTGCTCAGGTAAACAAGTTCattcatacagtatataaagtCCTCTTGCATAACCTGACAATGTCAATGtctttttattgactttttattgGCGTTTATTGACCTTTATTGAAATTTAACATGATTTAAAGTTTTCAGTAGTAATTAATGTGGTAGGACCATATAacaattatattaagttatattacattatattatattatattatattatattatattatattatattatattatattatattatattatgttatgttatgttatgttatgttatgttatgttatattatattttattatgttatattatattatattatgttatattatattatattatattatattatattatattatattatgtgatattatattttattttattttattgttcagttttgtatgtctttattattcattttcataatacatatattatatatgatagaTGCATGAGTTTTAATGCACAAAactgaatcattcattttttttaaaagtctcatAATTTTTGTCTGTGTCTGCGATGTCTTTCTTTTTGTAGACTGATGAGGAGAAAAGACAGGGTTTGCCGGTTGTCATGCCAGTGTTTGACAGGAACACCTGCAGCATTCCTAAATCCCAGATCTCCTTCATCGACTATTTCATCACAGACATGTTTGATGCATGGGATGGtaaatatacacaccatacacacatgtacaagttcaaGGGGTTTTATGTCAAAAACTgaaagatgggtggatggatggatggatggaggggggGAAGGACGGaaagacagacggatagatagatgaatgtaTGGAGGGGGGAAGGacgtacggatggatggattgatggatggatggacggacagacggttGGACGGACCgacggacggacgaacggacCGACCgatcgaccgaccgaccgaccgaccgaccgaccgaccgaccgaccgaccgaccgaccgacagacagacagacagacagacagacagacagacagacagacagacagacagacagacagacagacagacagacagacagacagacagatagatagatagatagatagatagatagatcgatcgatcgatagatcgatcgatcgatcgatcgatcgatctaataatattgaccttaaaatggttttacaaaaattttaaaaactgcttttattctagccgaaataaaacaaataagtctttctccagaagtataaatattataggaaatactgtgaaaattccttgctctgttaaacattgtttggaaaATACTtgagtaagaaaaaaaaaggagggaaaaaaggagggataataattttgactgaaaCTATACAATTTCCAGGAAGCCGCAAACATTAAGGAGCAAAAGATTGTTCTGTTTGTGTGTCTCTTTGAGTGAGAGAGCGAATATATATTTTCCCAGGCGTCTCCTGACTCATCTGGTTCTCCTAAGCGAGATCAAACGCTCCATTAGCTGCAGAAGATGTTGGACCGGAGGGCTCGAGATCTAGGCTTGTGTT
The sequence above is drawn from the Danio aesculapii chromosome 21, fDanAes4.1, whole genome shotgun sequence genome and encodes:
- the LOC130214268 gene encoding LOW QUALITY PROTEIN: high affinity cAMP-specific and IBMX-insensitive 3',5'-cyclic phosphodiesterase 8B-like (The sequence of the model RefSeq protein was modified relative to this genomic sequence to represent the inferred CDS: inserted 1 base in 1 codon) is translated as MSQSQLGVPVPLMNDIPPSIAELLNEEEQWEFSILELEAATHKRPLSYLGLKIFSAFGVCEFLNCSESTLRLWLQVIETNYHSSNSYHNSTHAADVLHATAYFLRKDRVKASLDQLDEVAALLAATXHAVDHPGRTNSFLCNGAVSELAILYNDTAVLESHHAALAFQLTVRDSKFNIFKNMERTQFRTLRQAIIDMVLATEMTRHFEHVNKFVNSINKPMSAIEETSSNSEGSDCEGQASIRNSPENRLLIKRMLIKCADVANPCRPLELCIEWAGRISEEYFAQTDEEKRQGLPVVMPVFDRNTCSIPKSQISFIDYFITDMFDAWDAFASLPDLMEHLAENYKYWKNLDEMKCKSLRPPPPP